The nucleotide sequence AGGACGCCGCAGGCCTTTCGATCGCCGATGGCGACGCCGTGACGCTCGGCAACACGCGCGGTGAAACTACGCTGACCGTGAAATTGTTCGACGGCGTGCGGCGCGGCGTTCTGATCGCCGAATCCATCCATCCGAACAAGGCCCATATCGGCGGCCGCGGCATCAACATGCTGACCGGGGCCGAAACGGTCGCTCCCGTCGGCGGCGCGGCGTTCCATGACAACAAGGTGTGGGTGAAGAAGGCTGCGCCCGCCGGCTAATTCCCACTTGCAGTCTACCGCCATCCTGCCGCAAATGTTTTCAAAGCAACAGCAGACAAGCGAGCGGGACAATGACCGACACGAGCAGCGTGATACGCGAGAAGCGTGGACAGGCGTTCTGGATTACCATCAACCGGCCGGACAAGCGCAACGCCATCAATGCCGACGTGGTCGCCGGCATCGCCCGTGGCTATCGCGAAGCGCATGACGACAAGGATGTCCGCGTCATCGTGCTGACGGGGGCGGGCGACAAGGCGTTTTGCGCCGGCGCCGACCTGCAGAACAGCGGCGCAGCGTTTGCGACGGATTTTTCCAGACCCAATGTCGACTACGCCGATCTGCTGCGGCTGTCGCAGAACGCCACCAAGCCCGCAATCGCGCGGGTGGGCGGCGTCTGCATGGCCGGCGGCATGGGGTTGTTGTGCATGACCGACATGGCGGTCGCCGCCGATCACGTGATTTTCGGTTTGCCCGAGGTGAAGGTCGGCGTGTTCCCGATGCAGGTGCTGAGCCTGCTGCAGTCGATCGCGCCAAGGCGGCTGGTCAGTGAATGGTCGCTGACCGGCGAGCCGTTCGACGCGCACATCGCTAAGGAAGCCGGCCTCCTGAACTACGTCGTGCCGTCGGCCGAGCTCGACGCCAAGGTCGAGTGGCTGGTCAGCCGCATCGTCGACAAGTCGCCGACCGCGATCCGGCGCGGCAAATACGCCATGCGGGCGATCGCCTCGATGTCGTTCGATGAAAGCATCGCCTACACCGAAAGCCAGATTGCGTTGCTGGCGATGACGGAAGACGCCAAGGAAGGCCTCAAGGCCTTCAGTGAAAAGCGCAAGCCCGCGTGGACGGGCAAATAGCTTGGTGGCCGTTTCTACGCGAGCTCTAGAGAGAGCTCGCAAAGGTAAATCAATGGCTTACGACGCTTTTTAGATGTCATTTTGAGGAGGGGCTGGGGCAGCTTTTGTTCGCTCCTCACGATGCTTCTTGGAGCCCGAGATCAGCTGTTTTCGCGTGCGCTTGGCATATGTTGGCAGCTGGCGTGTCGATCGATGACGGGCCGCGGCACGTAACTCAGCATCTGTAAGATCGCTGTCGGCACCTTCCGTGAAGCCACCGTGGCGGAACGAGGCAAATGAGAGTTCAGGTCGAAGTCCGCCGGCTTCGATCCCTCGCGCGATTATGAGTCGCTCGCCGGAGGCACTCGCCTTCGGGGCCCGCCGTCATTTCATTCCGGCGTCGCTATCACTGCCCCTATGCGGGTGCCTTAACCGGTCTCGCGACTGCAGTCGGTCCCGCGTCCCGCCGCGGTTCCCGCGTCGGCGCTATGCTGACGCTCCTGCCGCTGCCTCTTTCTCCTGCCTGCGCTTCGCTCCGGCGCGATCTCACTTGTCACGGGTTGGGGGAGCAAAATTGGAGGCTCGATGCGAGCTACAGCAATCATCATGGAGCCGCCCCCGTTTGGGTGGCTCAGGTGCGTTTCGCAAAGTCAGTCGAATATGGTTCATAAATAGATCGTATATATCCAAATGGGTTGTTTATACCACATGCCCATCGACACTTTCGTCGGATTGTTATATAAATAGGCCGTATAAGGTAATATGATCTGTTTATGGACATCACGTAATGCCGAAAACCCAACGCCCTCTCTCGCCCTATGCCGCTGATGCGGTGGCCCTTCTTGGCCAGCTCATTCGCAAGGCACGCATTGAACGCAAGCTCAAGGCCGTCGAGGTGACCGACCGGGCGGGGATCTCGCGTGGCCTCCTGCGGCGCATCGAGACGGGCGACGCCGGATGCACGATCCGCGCGGTCTTCGAGGTCGCGACTATTGTCGGCGTGCGACTATTCGATACCGATCAAGCCGCACTATCCAAGGCGGTCGAAACCAGTCGCGAAATAATGACGCTGCTGCCGAAATCGGTTCGCAGTCCGCGCATCGAGGCCGACGATGACTTCTGATGCCAACTACAGCCAGGCCTTTGTCTGGGTCTGGCTTCCGGATCAAACGGAACCTGTCGTCGCCGGCCTTCTGTCGGCGAGTGGCAAGCAACTCGTATTCAACTACGGGCGAAGCTACCTTGCGCGCAAGGATGCCGTTCCCCTCTACGCACCGGAATTGCCGCTGCGAACCGGAATCTTGCCACTCACGACGGGATTGAGCATGCCGAATTGCATTCGCGATGCGGCTCCCGACGCATGGGGCCGCCGCATCATCATCAATCGAAAATTCGGCGCGCAGGGCAAGAATGTCGATCCCGGCAACGTCGATGAGCTTACCTGTCTGCTGGAATCCGGTTCCGATCGCATCGGTGCATTGGATTTTCAGGCATCCTCCGCGGATTACGTGGCGCGAGAAGGAGGCGAGGTCTCTCTCCTCGACCTCCTGACCGCCGCTGCGCTGGTTGAAAAGGGCGTTCCGCTCCCGGCCGAACTCGACCAGGCCCTTCTCCATGGAAGCTCGATCGGGGGCGCGCGCCCCAAGGCGATGATCACGTCGGGCAACAAGAAATTTATTGCGAAATTCTCATCGCAGAACGACCTCTACGGCGTCGTCAAAGCCGAGTACATTGCCATGCGCCTGGCCGCCGAAGTCGGCCTGACCGTTGCCCCGGTGAGCCTTGAGCGCGCAGCGGGAAAGGACGTCCTCCTTATCGAGCGCTTTGATCGCGTGAAAGTGGAAGGCGGCTGGAGCCGGAAAGCCATGGTCTCCGCCCTCACGTTGCTCGAACTCGACGAGCTCATGGCCCGCTATGCCAGCTATGAGCAACTTGCGACCATCATTCGTCACCGATTTCAGGCGCCAAGGGAGACTCTGAGAGAACTCTTCGCGCGAATGCTGTTCAACATCCTCTGTGGAAACACCGATGATCACGCGCGCAATCACGCCGCCTTCTGGAACGGCAAGGAACTGTCCCTGACCCCAGCGTATGACCTTTGCCCGCAAAATCGAACCGGTGGAGAAGCCACCCAAGCCATGCTGATCATGGGCCAAGAACGTGCCAGCCAAATCGCACTGTGGCTGAAAGCGGCGCCTCTGTTTCTGATGAGCAATGCTGACGCAATTCTGCTTGCGACCAAACAGGTCAAGACGATCGTTCAGCGCTGGTCCGCTATATGCGATGAGGCAAAGCTCAACAAGGTAGATCGGAATTTTCTCTGGCGCCGCCAGTTCTTGAACCCGTATGCCTTCCTGGAAGCACCGGCAGCCGTAACGACGCTGATGGATTAGAAATGCACCTCGACCGCAGGACGCCACTTGATGTTGCAAGCGGCCTCCGGCGGCAGATACAAACTCAGCGTTCGCTTTCGAACATTAAGCGTGCGAGACCGCCTTCTTCAACTCTGCGATTCCAAGAAATTGTTAGCATATCACGTGACCCTGGAGGACGCGCTATATCCGCGAGCATTGGGATGAGATCTACGCGCTTGCCGGCTGAACAGTTTGCCATTCAACGCGACCGGCGAAGACAGAACGATGTCTGGAGGGTTTATGAGTTGAGTAGCTCGAACTTCCTACGAGCGTATTGAAGACGCTCAGACCTCAATCAAGGCATAGGGTCGACCGGTGGGCTTCTCGATTGATCGGGCCACGTTGTAGACCCGCGCGCCTCCGGGCGTGTGGCCTTCATAGCGGCCCTGATGGGCATGACCGTGCACCACCGCACTCACCTTAAATCGATCGATCGTTTCGCCAAGACGTGACGAACCGAGGAACGGAAGAATCTCCAGTGGCTCGCCCTCGACCGTATCGAGAATCGGCGCATAGTGTAGAACGACGACAGCCTGCTTGCTCGCCACCGCGCGCATGGCATTTTCGAGGCGCGTCGCTTCATTGACGGCTTCGGCGACCACACTCTTGACGACGGCCTCGCCGAACGAAGCAAGCATGCGGCGGCCGAACCCACCGATGAAGCCTTTTACCCCCACGAAGGTGACGCCGTCGATTTCGTACGACTGCCCGTTGAGCAGGTGCATCCCGGCACCCTTCAAAATGCGCTTTACGTCTTCAGTCTGCCCGGACTCGTAGTCGTGATTTCCGAGCACGCCGACAACGGGAATAGAGCAGGCGCGCAAATCCTCCGCCAGAAGTTCCGCTTCGGACGGCTTGCCGAGGTCAGTGAGGTCGCCGCAAAGGACGAGCACCTTGGCCTTGGTCGAGAGCTCGGCAAAGAGCTCTCGGAAGGACGACGTGCGGTCCTCCTTCACGTGGAGATCGCCAATGGCAGCGAAGGTGAGCTTGTCGGGCTTTTCGGACATCGCGCTACTCACTGTCCGCGTCTGTGTCGACAAAACCCCATTCCTCAACGGCCGGCTCATAATCGACCTGCGAAAACAGGCGCCCCCGACATATCTTCACGCGCGGAGGAGGAAGCTCGAACTGTGTCTTCAGGCGCGCGACCAGTTCGTCCATCAGCCAGCGCGGCACGCAATCGCGCTCGCTCGGATAGGCCCAGCGGAAGTTGAGTAGATGTGCCAGAAGCACCTCCCAATCCAACTCCATGTGGGCAAGCAGACGCCGCCAGTCGATCTGATCGTGCTGCTTGAGAATGAGATGCGCGATATCCGCGCCGTCGTAACGGTGCCGCAGTTGGACGAAGGCCTTGGACCAGATCAACTCGGTCGGGGCGATGATGCGCATCTGCGTGCCGAACACCTCGATATGCGGCGCGGATTCGAACCATTGGTCGGTCACGGGAGCCATGCCATGCCAGCACGCGAAGATCACATCGAAGAAGTGCTCGTCCTGGAAGACTTTGCCGAGCCAGCGTTCGTCCTCGATTTCGACGGTGTATCCGAGGTTCCGGAAGTGGTTGAGAACACGGGGATAATCAGTCGGCTTGCACACGATATCGAGATCTTTGGTGGCGCGCGCCACGCCGGTATAGGCGCTGAGCGCATACGTGCCTGCCAACAGAAACGGAAGGTCGAGCTTCGCGAGCTCGCGCAAGGCCTGGGCGTAAAACACCTCGGCGCGGGCCGATGGCACGGTCGGTGTGGCGGCTGCAGCGACCGTCTCTATAGATCCAGTGACCGGTCTGATCTCCTTCGCCATGAAGGCTCACTCGAAGCTCATCGGCTTCGGCCATGAGGGTGCCTATTTGACAATCGAACAGAGCATGCAAAGTTCCGCGCGCCCTTGGTCCCACCGGCAACAATCCGGTTTGCAATGGTCGATGGCCTTCGCTTTCAGCTCGTGCCTTGGCGACTGGCGTCGGAACAGCACCTCGGAAGGCAGATCTCAGGTCTCATGATGCCTAGGGGCAAGGTCGACTGGGATTCGGGACGAGAACTTGCGTCACGTAAGCCTCGAACGCCAAGCCCTCCATGGCGCCGTCGAGGACCATCGGCGCAGTCATGCCGGTCGCCCTGAGCGCGCCGACGAAGGTCGTTGCCTTCCAATGGCCGTGCGGGAGCGCTGCGGCCAGCGGTGGCCATGAGACCATCGCCTTCTAACGGCAAAGACGCCACCCACAATGAACCCAAGCTTGTCCTCGTTCGAGTTTGGCCGGCCATTCTGAAACGCCTTGGAAAACAATGAGGCACTTCTTACCCAAACAATTTCGTAAAGCATTGAATTCATTGCTTTGTCTCAATTTCCTAGGGAGCGCCAAAATGCACGATATTCCGTGATATTTTGCGATCGGAGTTCCGATCGGGAGTGCCAGCCCGTCGATCGACTGATCTTGCAAGCGGTGGTGCGCAGGAGTCTTGCCCCTGCCTCGGAGACTGTTTGCCAGTTCGCAGGGTTTCTTAGGCGCCTGTCGACTGCAACGCGATTTGCCCATCTACCGGCGTCCGTTCGTCGCCGCACACGATCTGCTCATTCCCGCTCCATGATGTCGGCGATCGCCTTGATGCGGCTTCTGGCGTATTTCGGCAGGCCGGCGCTCAGTGAATCGCCGCTGTTGAAGGAGCTGTTGCCCATGAGCAATTGCGCGGGCACGAGGTTTCGCAGAATGGGCGTTTTGCTGTGTTCCCTTTGCTTGCTCAGCACGTCGTTCCTGACCGCAATCAGGATGTAGACCGTCGCGATGGCGGCTTCCCGCTCGGTCGGATGCTGTTGCAGAACCGCAAGCAGCTTGCCGAACTGGATGACCTGGTTCACCCAAAAGATGCTCTGCTCGAGCCCGCTGGTGACCGTGGAGTCGAGCCCTGTCAGGCTCGGCAGCTCGGCAAGGTGCGGCTGCGTGACCAACATGATCTCACTCTGGAACTCGATGAAATCCGGAATGGGCTTTTTGCTCTCCTCGCGCAGCTTGTTGGCAAGCTGAATGCCCGCCGGAATTTTCCCTTCGAACATGTAGCGGGACTGCACGCAGATCGCCTTCGCGTCCTCGCACCAGCGGCGATTCGGCGGACGGTTGTGCGCGGCGCCCGCGTCCGTGTTTGGAACAGCATCGCCCGCCGTAATCGGCCGGTGCTTGACTGCCGGATCGATCTGCTCGAGGAACGCGACATTCGCATACCGCGACAGATCCAATGCCGCTGCCGGTCTTGGAAGTCGAAACCGCGCCTCCGCCTGGTAGACCGAGAGCTTCAGCTGCATTTGTTGCTTGAGCGTGGGCTCAACGAAGCTCGGGAAGAGCGAGAGGAAGCGCCGCTGAACCGGACGTGAGCGGGCCCAATCGTCGAAAGGAATGAGCCCGGTCGAGGAATCGGCGAGCTTGTCGTTGCGTTGGTCGGCGAAGATGATCGTGCGCGGTTTGATCTGTGCGATCGGAACGCTGGCGGCTGCGGGCACGTCCTCCAGCTGGAATTCCTGCGCGGCCGCGCCCGTGCAAGTGGCCACGCAGGCGGCGATGAGGACAGCGGCACGGTGGAGTCTCATGGCGTCAATGCTCAATTCAGCCGCCGCCAGAAATAATCGGGATCGACTAGGAGCGGCGGTCGCGGGAGGCGATCTTCGTCATCGGGATATCCGCGCGAGGAGGGATAGTCGCGCGGACCAAGACGCCAGCTCGGGAATGGAAAGGGCGGCCGGTTATCGCCGTAAAGGCGGTTATCGTAGGACCGGAATGGCCCGTCGTCTTCGTCATTACCGCCACGATGGACGTAGCTTTCTGCACGCGAGACAATCCGAAATTGCGTATCATCGATTCTGCCCGACGGATCCCTCTTGAGGTACTCGGTGAAAGCGCGCCCGGAGCCGGCCGGTGCAGGATCGCCGGTATAGGGATCGATCGACAGAACAACGAGCTGACGCATGGCTTCGCGCGAAGGGCCGTTCAACGCCGTCTTGGGAGCGTGCAGCTCCCAGGCTGCCTGCACGATCGGCTCGAACATCGGCAGCGCCACTTTCCCTCCGGTCTGGCCGTGCCCAAGGGTGCGGCGCCCACCGTCGCCATTGTCGTAGCCGACCCAGATGGCGATTGTGACGTCATTTGTGAAGCCGACGAACCAGGCATCGGCCGAATTATCAGTGGTACCAGTCTTGCCGCCGACATAGGGCGAGAGATGCTTCACCACGCGCGCGGTTCCGCGCGCGAGCACGCCCTGCAGCATTGATTTCAGCTGGTAAAACGACGCGCGGTCCGCGAAGCCGATCCAGGACACCGCATGCGGATCGTGCTGGTAGATTGGGCGGCCGTCCTGTTCGATCGTTTCGATCGCATGGGGCTGGGGCCGTGCGCCTTCGTTGGCAATCGCTGCATAGAACGCCGCAAGGTCGATGAGCCGCACAGCTTGGGCGCCGAGCACGAACGGGTAGTACCGCATGCATTCTTTGTAGAGCTGCGCTTCCATCGCGAGCTCGCAGACCCGGTCGAGGCCTCGCTCGGCGCTGTCGTCGAGACCGGTCGCGAGCAGTTGCGCGGTGGCGAGATTCCGGGAGTTTTCCAGCGCACGCCGCAGTGTAATAGCGCCCGAAGCGCCGCCCTCGTAGTTCCTCGGAGACCAGAAGCCCCGCTGGCGCGCGTGGACCGTCGCCCCGATCGGTGCCAGCGTAATGGGTTCGTCCATCACCAGCGTGTTGGGCTGCAATCCCCTCCGAAGGGCAGCTAGGTAGGTCAGCGGCTTCAAGGTGGAGCCGGGTTGCCTCAGGCTCTGGACGACGCGGTTGAGCTGGCTTGCCGGATACGAAAAGCCGCCCGCCATCGCGAGAATGCGGCCGGTTTCGTTCTCGAGTACGAGCGCTGCTCCCTGCACGGTCGGTCGAATGCGCAGATCGGCACGCGCCGCTTGCTTACCATTGGCTTTGCGCGCCTGCACGTAGACCACGTCGTACGGCTTAAGACTGCGCCGGATCGCTGCGCTCCAGGTATTCAGCGGCAGGATGCTTCCGTCGGTCAGACCGACGTTGATCCCACGCGTATTCTCCAGGACGACCGCCGATTCCCAGTGAACGTCATAGAGAGGTAGCCGCGTCGTCTTCAACGCCACGAGCCAGGCCGGTTCCGTGGCCCTCCGGTCTGCCGCAATCAGACGGACAGCATCGGAAATATTCGCCTCGGATCCCTCAAATTTGTAACGACCGGTGGCGAGCTCGTACCGCGCGAGGCCCTCCTGCAATGTCGCTTCAACTATGCGCTGCAAGGCCGAGTTGACGGTCGAGCGCACCGTGTAGGAGGAACTGGTAAGAGTATCGAGGCCCGCGACCACCTTTGCCTCGCGGGCGATGTGATCGACGAAGTGAAAGCCGAAGTCCCGGCGCGTCGGCCGGTACTCGACGAACTGCGGCAATACCGCTTGCACCGCGGCGGAGTCGATCATGGCGTCGTCCTGCATGCGGCCCAGCACGTAGGCAAGGCGCTCGCGCGCACGCTCAGGGTGGTGGTCGGGATTGAAGTAGTTTGGTCCCTTGGCGAGCCCGGCGAGCAGTGCGCCCTCAACTGCGGAGAGCGCCTTGGCTGGTTTGCCGAAATAGCTGCGCGCCGCCATCTCGATGCCCCAGGCTCCGCGACCGAGATAAATCGAGTTGAGATAGAGCTCGAGGATTTCCGCCTTGGTCAGGGCGCGCTCCATCCGAGAGGCAACGATCATTTCGCGCAGTTTTCTTTCGTAAGTGATGTCGTTGCCCACCAGCAGGTTCTTGGCGACCTGCTGCGTAATGGTCGAGCCGCCCTGCGGACGGCTCGGCTGCGTGAAGTTGCCGATGAAGGCGCGGACCAGTCCGCGCTCGTCAATGCCAGTGTGTTGGAAGAAACGCTTGTCCTCGGCAGAGATGAATGCGTTGCGCGCCGCTTCTGGGACATCCGCAAGCTTGACCCAGATGCGGCGATTGTTCGGCGCGTAAATTTCGGCAAGGCGCTCGCTCTTGTTGTCGAGGACTACGCTGGTGCCAGGAAGCCTGAGGTGCTTAAGCTGCTCGGCGTCGGGCAGATCCTTGACCGCGCTGTTGTAGAAAGCGATGACCTGACCAAGATCGACCTGAGATCCTTCCACTTTTTCGACCTTGCAGAACTGCTTGTAGGCCACGTGGAGGTCGGCCAGATTCAGTCCTTTGAGCGCATTGATCTCGGTGCTCAACGCCTCCCTGTCATCCATGGCAGTGGCAATCAGATCGTCCAGGTTGATGTCCTCGATGTCGAAAGCCTTGCGCATGTGGGCGCAGCCGGCACTCAAAAGCTGCGCCACCTCGAAGCGATCGCGCACCGCATCGAACTCCGTCTTGACCCCATCCGGTCGGGTAGTGACCTGGCTGAAGGCAAGCGCCGTGGCGAAGATCTTGATGAGAATCGAGTCCATGACCTGCCGACGGTCGAAAGCCGCCTCCGTAAGGTCCTTTTGTAGAACAATAGTAAACAAGGCTGTTTTGAGGAAAAAGTTCCCGCTAGCTCGCTTTGGCCGCGGTGAGATGGGGAAGACAGTGGGGACCTCCGGCTCCGCCGATGCACGGCGATGGGCATGTCGGGATTAGACCTTCGAGCTACCAAAAACGCAGTTGTCCCAGGCGCTGGGTCCCTGGATTCAGGTGGGCTGCACACACCGCTCGTTCCCTCGATTCAGGAAATTCGACCGGTTGCGGCGCCGACGTAACTCGGTCAACGAGCTAAGGTGACAGTGTGATTGGCGGCAAGCCGGCGCAGATGATGAGGCTGGCCGATGCAGCGCCGGTGCGGTTTACAAGTGGATAGCCCAGCTGGGCCCCAGGTGTCAGCGATGTTGGTATTCTTGTTGGTATTTCGATTTCCAGAGGCCTGCGAAAAGCACTGGGAATAGGCGCCCTTATGCTCTTGCGACGCCGCTGGTCACCAATTGCCCCGTGAGCGTTCGGGGCGGAGGACCCTCGACAATATCCGGGCGGCCCAAGCCTTTGCGGCCGATTACGTCGCTAACGAAGAGATCATCTACGGCTGAGCGCAACCGTGCGATGGCGCGCCCCGCCGCTTCTCCGGCTCTTCAGCACCGCTCCGGGCCGCGGAACCAACGCTGCGGCCAGTGCGTTTTAGAAGCACAGCATTGGCAGCGCACTCATGAATGCCCTTTTTCCGGTCGTGCTTGCCGCGGCGCTCCTCAGTGCCGCCATCGCCACGATGCCTGCGGATGCTGCTCCTCGAAAAAAGAAGGCCGCGGTCTCCCCTGCAGCTAGCGTCGCTCAGCCACCCACGGACAGATTTTTGGCCTGCGACGTCCGGGTGCGAGACTATCTTCGCGAAGGCGGAGCCGCGATACGGGTCACCAAGATCGAAGTGGATGATGCCCGACTGCAGTTGAACATTCATCATGAGTACGGAGAGGCGGGAAAGTCGTCTCGAAAATACCTGCGCGGGGATAGTGAAGAAGAAATGCGCAAAAATCTGCGCGGAATATTGGATGAGTTTGCGGCGGCTGCGAAGGCCGCAGCGGCTGGTCGCGCTTGGTATGTGATCGCTGCTCGCAAGGTCATGCCGGACCTCCGCGACGGTTCGGGCGAGAATACGAGTCCGTGGACAGCCATTGTCCTCGCGGATTTCGAGGGAAAATGCAGACCCATCACGTTCTATCAGTCTGTCGATCGGAACAAGCTCAATCCTGAACTGAGCAAGAAATTGGATGAGTGAAGTTTTGCGCTTGAAGTGATTTAACGCGTGAAGACAGATCGCCACTGAGGTCGAGATCAGACACAGCCCCGCAGTGGAGATGCGGCTCGATCATCTAACCCTTGCCGCCAACCGGCGAGCCGGCCAGCCAGGATCAATCATCGACCTAGCTGACGACCGCTACCCTGCATTAGCCTTCAGTCCGGCGGCTTCGATGCCTGCGACGGCGCAGGCCTCGTCATTGTCCGATGTGTCGCCGCTGACACCGACGGCGCCGAGCAGGCCGCCGCCACCCTGGATCAGTACGCCGCCGGGCACCGGCACCAGACGTCCCTGCGCCAGCGCATTGACCGCGCTGACAAAATAGGCCTGTTCCTGGGCGCGCTGGAACAGCGCCCGCGATCCCATGCCCATCGCAAGCGCGCCATAGGCCTTGCCGTGCGCGATTTCGGCCCGCATCAGGCTGGTGCCATCCTGCGCCGCCGTGACCTTCACACAGCCGCGGGCATCCAGAATGGTGATGACCAGCGGCTTCAGTTTCTTCTCGACGCCCTTGGCAAGGGCGGCATCGAGGATCTTGCGGGCGACGTCGAGGGTGAGTTCGGCCATAAATGGGTTCCTTTGCGATTGAGTGGGATTAGTGGTTGGACCGCGCGCTGTCGAGACTCATCGCGAGCACCCGAGCGACGTGCAGTGCTGCACGGTTCGTGCCATCCTTGATCTGGTGCCGGCAGGAGGTGCCGTCGGCAACGATCAGCGTGGTAGCGTCGGCGCGGCGTACCGCCGGCAGCAGCGACAGCTCGGCCATTTCCATCGAGGCTTGATAGGTGTCGGCGCCATAGCCGAACGCACCGGCCATGCCACAGCAACTGGATTCGACGGTTTCGACACCGAGATCGGGAATGAGGCGCAGTATTTTTTCGACCGGCTTGAACGCGCCGAATGATTTTTGATGGCAGTGGCCGTGAACCAGCGCTTTTGCCTGGATAGTGCCGAGCGGCAGCTTGAGGCAGCCGGCCTCCGCTTCGCGAACCAGAAATTCCTCGAACAACAATGCATGCGCGCTGACGCTCTTGGCATCATTGTCCGAGCGGAGCGAGAGCAGTTCGTCGCGGAGCGTCAGCAGGCAACTCGGCTCCAATCCGACGATCGGCACGCCGCGCGCCGCGAACGGCGCGTAGGTCGCGACCAGTCTCTCCAGTTCGCTGCGCGCCTGTTCGACCAGACCGGCCGAGAGGAATGTCCGCCCGCAACACAGCGGACGGGCGCGGTCGACGGGTCGCGGAATGTGAACGCGATACCCACCCTCGACCAGCACCCGCAAGGCGGCATCGAGATTCTCGCGCTCATAGGCGCGGTTGAAGGTGTCGGCGAACAGCACGACCTCACGGCCATTGGCGGGGCCAAATACCTCGGCGTCGGCCTTGAACACATCGCGCCGGAACGCGGGCAGGGCGCGCTTCGCGCTGATGCCGGCAAGTTTCTCGAACAGCGCACGCAATAGCGGACTGTTGTTGCGCCAGTTGGCGAGCGGAGCGAAGCGGGAGGCCAGATCCGCATAGCGCGGCAGATAGGCGACCAGCCGGTCGCGCAGCGAAAGGCCGTGCTTCTCCGCGCGCGCTGCCAGCACCTCGATCTTCATCTTGGCCATGTCGACGCCGGTCGGGCATTCATGGCGGCAGGCCTTGCAGGATACGCAGAGTTTTAGCGTATCCATCATTTCATCTGAGGCCAGCGCGTCGGGGCCCAACTGGCCAGAAATGGCCAGCCGCAGCGTGTTGGCACGGCCTCGCGTCACATCCTTCTCATTGCGGGTCGCGCGATAGGACGGACACATCACGCCGCCCTCGAGTTTTCGGCAGGCGCCGTTGTTGTTGCACATCTCGACCGCGCCCTGAAAGCCGCCGCCGGCGCCGGGATAGGCCGACCAATCGAGCGCGGTCTTCAACTCGCCTATGCGATAGTCCGGCCGATAGCGGAACAACGAACGATCGTCCATTTTGGGCGGATCGACGATCTTGCCGGGATTGAGCAGATTGTCCGGATCGAAGCGCTGCTTGACCTCGCGGAAATCGGCAACAATGCGGGAGCCGAACATCGCTTCGTGAAACTCGGAACGAACCAGCCCGTCGCCATGCTCGCCGGAGTGTGAGCCCTTGTACTCGCGCACCATCTCGAAGGTCTCTTCAGCGATGGCCCGCATCGCCTTGACGTCCTTTTCGAGCTTCAAATTGAGGACGGGGCGCACATGCAGGCAGCCTTCGGAGGCGTGCGCATACATGGTGCCGCGCGTTCCGTGCCTGGCGAAGATGGCGTTGAGCCGTTCGGTATAGTCGGCGAGATGCGGCAGTGGCACCGCGCAATCCTCGACAAAGGAGACTGGCTTACCCTCCTGCTTCATCGACATCATCACGTTGAGGCCGGCGGCGCGGAAGTCGGCGATCCCGGTCTGCAATGCGGGCTCGGTGATCTCAACCACGCCGCCCCATTTGCGTTGCGGCTTGTCCCAGCCAAAGCCGAGATCGGCCATCAGCTCGCCGAGCTGCTTCAGCCGATGCAGGTTTTCGGCCTGATCTTCCTCGGCGAATTCCACGACCAGC is from Bradyrhizobium sp. AZCC 2176 and encodes:
- a CDS encoding enoyl-CoA hydratase/isomerase family protein, which translates into the protein MTDTSSVIREKRGQAFWITINRPDKRNAINADVVAGIARGYREAHDDKDVRVIVLTGAGDKAFCAGADLQNSGAAFATDFSRPNVDYADLLRLSQNATKPAIARVGGVCMAGGMGLLCMTDMAVAADHVIFGLPEVKVGVFPMQVLSLLQSIAPRRLVSEWSLTGEPFDAHIAKEAGLLNYVVPSAELDAKVEWLVSRIVDKSPTAIRRGKYAMRAIASMSFDESIAYTESQIALLAMTEDAKEGLKAFSEKRKPAWTGK
- a CDS encoding helix-turn-helix transcriptional regulator, with the translated sequence MPKTQRPLSPYAADAVALLGQLIRKARIERKLKAVEVTDRAGISRGLLRRIETGDAGCTIRAVFEVATIVGVRLFDTDQAALSKAVETSREIMTLLPKSVRSPRIEADDDF
- a CDS encoding type II toxin-antitoxin system HipA family toxin, whose product is MTSDANYSQAFVWVWLPDQTEPVVAGLLSASGKQLVFNYGRSYLARKDAVPLYAPELPLRTGILPLTTGLSMPNCIRDAAPDAWGRRIIINRKFGAQGKNVDPGNVDELTCLLESGSDRIGALDFQASSADYVAREGGEVSLLDLLTAAALVEKGVPLPAELDQALLHGSSIGGARPKAMITSGNKKFIAKFSSQNDLYGVVKAEYIAMRLAAEVGLTVAPVSLERAAGKDVLLIERFDRVKVEGGWSRKAMVSALTLLELDELMARYASYEQLATIIRHRFQAPRETLRELFARMLFNILCGNTDDHARNHAAFWNGKELSLTPAYDLCPQNRTGGEATQAMLIMGQERASQIALWLKAAPLFLMSNADAILLATKQVKTIVQRWSAICDEAKLNKVDRNFLWRRQFLNPYAFLEAPAAVTTLMD
- a CDS encoding metallophosphoesterase family protein; the encoded protein is MSEKPDKLTFAAIGDLHVKEDRTSSFRELFAELSTKAKVLVLCGDLTDLGKPSEAELLAEDLRACSIPVVGVLGNHDYESGQTEDVKRILKGAGMHLLNGQSYEIDGVTFVGVKGFIGGFGRRMLASFGEAVVKSVVAEAVNEATRLENAMRAVASKQAVVVLHYAPILDTVEGEPLEILPFLGSSRLGETIDRFKVSAVVHGHAHQGRYEGHTPGGARVYNVARSIEKPTGRPYALIEV
- a CDS encoding nucleotidyltransferase family protein — protein: MAKEIRPVTGSIETVAAAATPTVPSARAEVFYAQALRELAKLDLPFLLAGTYALSAYTGVARATKDLDIVCKPTDYPRVLNHFRNLGYTVEIEDERWLGKVFQDEHFFDVIFACWHGMAPVTDQWFESAPHIEVFGTQMRIIAPTELIWSKAFVQLRHRYDGADIAHLILKQHDQIDWRRLLAHMELDWEVLLAHLLNFRWAYPSERDCVPRWLMDELVARLKTQFELPPPRVKICRGRLFSQVDYEPAVEEWGFVDTDADSE